Proteins encoded within one genomic window of Bombina bombina isolate aBomBom1 chromosome 1, aBomBom1.pri, whole genome shotgun sequence:
- the MRPL38 gene encoding 39S ribosomal protein L38, mitochondrial, whose protein sequence is MAAPLVRALRRQAAAGRALSTAAALCKRVDPLGPLPNEQFEGKDLESLEKYRSFSRYYRVADAEIRKPRWWKTYQQYLDAKEDNRQELVNIGFPYHTPHHPTTAQARKKILKENHKNADLERASRTRTLSIPLDEVRTEWEKTSGPYHVQRVAEHYGVYKDLFGEATFVPSVFLRVYYSKGEDFAMPVYYGNVVTASEAAVPPEVTFEAEEGSLWTLLLTNPDGHLRDTESEYVHWLVGNIPGNQVYSGEEICHYFPPFPAQGTGYHRHIFLLFKQEKHIDYQDELRPNPCHSLKMRTFRTLDFYKKYEDYLTPASLSFFQCKWEDSVTSVYHNLLNMKEPIFDYERPPVYHPKQVKYPHKQPLRYFDRYRDTEEPRYGIY, encoded by the exons ATGGCGGCGCCCTTGGTGAGAGCGCTGAGGAGACAGGCGGCAGCTGGGAGAGCACTAAGTACAGCGG CTGCCCTCTGTAAACGAGTTGACCCCTTGGGCCCTCTCCCCAATGAGCAATTTGAGGGTAAGGACTTGGAGTCGCTTGAGAAATATCGCAGCTTCTCCCGGTATTATAGAGTTGCTGATGCAGAAATCAGGAAACCCCGCTGGTGGAAGACTTATCAACAGTACCTGGATGCTAAGGAAG ATAACAGGCAAGAGCTAGTAAACATTGGGTTCCCTTATCACACTCCTCACCACCCAACAACTGCGCAGGCACGAAAGAAGATTCTGAAAGAAAACCATAAGAATGCAGACCTGGAGAGAGCCTCACGGACCCGCACAT TGAGCATCCCCCTGGATGAGGTTCGAACAGAGTGGGAGAAGACTAGTGGCCCATACCATGTGCAGCGTGTGGCTGAGCATTATGGCGTGTATAAAGATCTGTTTGGAGAGGCAACGTTTGTACCTTCTGTTTTCCTGAGAGTTTACTACAGCAAAGGAGAGGATTTTGCAATGCCAGTTTATTATGGGAACGTGGTGACTGCATCTGAG GCAGCTGTACCTCCTGAAGTGACATTTGAAGCTGAAGAAGGTTCCCTGTGGACTCTGTTGCTCACCAATCCAG ATGGCCACTTGAGGGATACAGAATCGGAATATGTGCATTGGCTAGT AGGGAATATCCCTGGAAACCAAGTTTATTCTGGTGAGGAGATCTGCCATTACTTTCCCCCATTCCCAGCTCAGGGCACTGGGTACCACAGACACATCTTCCTTCTGTTTAAGCAGGAAAAGCACATTGATTACCAGGATGAGCTCCGACCAAACCCCTG CCACAGCCTGAAGATGAGAACATTTAGAACGTTGGATTTCTACAAGAAATATGAAGATTATCTTACTCCAGCCAGCCTGTCTTTCTTCCAGTGCAAGTGGGAGGACAGTGTTACATCTGTGTACCATAATTTGTTGA ACATGAAGGAGCCCATCTTTGACTATGAGCGCCCTCCAGTCTATCACCCTAAGCAAGTGAAATATCCACACAAGCAGCCCCTGAGATATTTCGATCGGTATCGGGATACTGAGGAACCAAGATATGGAATTTACTGA